Genomic DNA from Chanos chanos chromosome 6, fChaCha1.1, whole genome shotgun sequence:
CTTCAAATTTATTGTCCATTTGCTTGGGGCTGGTTCAGATTCTAAATTATTTTGTTACAATTTGGCACTGGTTTGGCCCGCTTGAAATGATCAATAAACACATCGTGAATATTGTCCCAGACTTCTTTCACTGGACAAAATTTTTGTgggcagaaacatttttttttacctgtgaaAATTCATATGAATCAACTAAGGAGGAAATAACTTCAGGGTTTGAAATAACTGCTCTAAATGAACTAGATGAAAATGCACACTTAAAGCAATATCCCAGTTTGATCGCCTGCTTAATTCTGAGGAAGCTGCCTTGCATACATGAATTGCTGGTACAgtattgtgttttgtggtaCATCAACTTGTTTTTTCCACAGCTCTGTAATTTAACTTTCCATTTCCCCCCTGCACTGTAAGTTCGCAAAAATCatcaattgaaaaaaaaaaaaaggtctcaaCTCACCCAACAAGTGGGTCCAGATATTCCCAGTTTCTGTGTGGATCCTGAAGATGCTTCCAAAGCAGGCACGGAATGAGGGCATGGGGGGCCGATGTCCATGCAGGAGGTAGTCATTGTCCTTCAGCCACTCTGGTAGAACATGAAAAGGAATGACCCGCCAGCGCCCTTCCCATACCTGCCATGGAAAACCACAACATTTTATCATTCGACTATCTTACACTTTCTGTTGAGGAAATCTTGCTCTTGGCTACAGTGAATACCTTGTGTACAAACTCCTCCATCTTTTCCATAGCATGATGAGCCTGCAGGGGCAGAGTAAGTACCTCTCCCacttcatcatcctcatcctcatcctcatctgcaTGAGCATGTGCCCCCTGAATGCAAAATTAGTTTACATTAAATTGTGAAATTGTTTAGGGGTGTGCTTTCAAATCTTTAGAGGATTCGAATCTTTAGAGGAGTACAACATTGTCCTCTGCAGCAGAGGCAGTAGATAAATATGTACTGTCTTTATGGTTGAATGAGTGAGCTTGCCTCTGCTAGGAGACCTTTGCCCCCCCTGGCCCCTGGTTCCTCCAGCAGGGGTCCCAGCTCCATCAGCTCCATGTCAGCTGGGACACGGCATTCCTCTGAGATCCGACAGTCTGCATCACTGGCAGACCCGTTTCGGCCTGACATAAGTAGACTGCCCTGTAACCGATCCTCAGCTTTTGTCTTCAGCCGAAGCTTGACACTTCAGACCACTGTCagccacagaaacaaacaaagcccTGCATTAATAAAGGGCACGAGTGACACCTGTGAAAACAACACTATGCATTTCCTCAGATACATAACATGAAAACAATTGATTTACCTGGGACAGTTACGCTGGTATCCGGTAAAGTCTATATTGCCCACCTGACGTGTATCCCTCAGTCTTGCATCAAAACTTGGAAACGTAAATACAGTGTTCAGTTGTTTCAGAAATTTGCATTAGTTCGGTATTCATAAAAATATACGGAATGACGTACAAGTCAGTTATGGTCTTATCAACCTAAACCATCGTCGATTTGAAGCATAAACTCATAAATACACGGAAGGTCTTAATTAAAAGTAATGTTCCGTCGGTAAATCAGCTAACACAATGGAATGTACGACAGGAGTTCCTGGGTGGTATCGCTTGTTAGCAAGTGAGCTGAGCCATGAAACAAATAGAGTGTATTTTAACTTCATTACCAGCGATGAACAAACAACTGATCCACGGCTATTATAATTAGTTAAATTAAAACTGCCAGAACAGTTTTCCATACAATATCAACACTGACGTGGCATGCAGGTTGCATCTTGTTTTCAAGCTGATAAACAACTTAGCTAGCAAGCTTAGCGTTCATAAGGCAGCCAGCTAGCGGATCAGCTAGTTGTTCTATTACGGCTAGCATCTCGCAGGTTGAATAGCCATCCAGTCTGCAGAAACCTACAAGGTACACCAAATTCCATGTAACCGAAAATGCTACCAAGTCAATAACAATGCTAGCGAAAACTGTTTACCATAATTGTACGCCCACTTGACTACAATCGTTGTTATTAGCTGTTTTCTACACATTCAAAGTTTATGTCCGTGCTCACCTTGTATCTCAAGACGCGAAATAAGAAATTTGATCTCTTCCAGCCTCTTACAAAAACAAGCCAAATGGTCACTGATGACAAGCCTAAACCTATGCCGGGTAACGGGTTTGAACTGGCTCTCTGTGGTTTCACGAAAAATAACCCAGAGGCTCCATCTCGTGGTCAAGATGGCGATGGTTGCTGTGATAGTCAAAGGCGAGTATGCTCTTAACTTGGGTGCAGTGTACTACGGGAGGGCATGTTATGAATTTGTTTGATCACAAGGCAAAATCAAAggccatatatttttttaactaTAACTTTTCCCTTGATCcgaaattatatatatattttcaatgATTAAATGGTATAAGTATTTTGGttatttaaacaattaaaaagcTACTAAAAAAATCCATCATAAAACCGTAACATTTGAAGTCATTTTTATACTATTAGGTTTCTGAGAGCAGTTGTCGAAGGCTGTATAAATTTTTTACCAGaatgacactgaaaaatatCTAGAACCAACTGCCACCAGCCTTCAATCTCTTGTAATCCCTAATCCATAACAACAAAGGGGGTGGTGGGCACCAAGCAAATATTTTGTCATTAGCCACAGCCTTTCTGACAGCATAACACTGCTCACTGTTTTTCCCATAATGGATCAATGAAAGCAAAGAAATTCAGAGAGGATGAACAACTCTTGCAATACATCtaacaaacaacataaaactgATCAAAATGAGATTAACCCACTACTAGAGTCAACAAATTTATTCaatcttttcttcatttttttgtattctgttcAGTGCTTGAAACAGTTGACTGTATTTAACTGATATGATACAGTAAGTGCATgcatataaaacatttcaaaggacATTATAAATTCACACAGTTGCACAGACAATTAATTGGTAAATTCAATCCAACCACACAggcacaaataaaatattcaatGCTAAAGCCAGCAACAGCAGGTGCCTGAATACTTAATAATGCCACTCTGCACACAGCAAAATGACTCAAgtgcattttaaacattttggagCTCTATCAGTATCTGACAGTTTACAGATACATGTGGTGATACGATAAAGCATGTCACTATGCAGGTCTGAGCATGAGCTTGGTTTTTCATGACCCTAAAAATTTGGCCTGAAACATTTGTATTAGAGTCATAATAAATTCACACGCAGATACTAAGCCTGTCTTTTTAAGGACTGACATTGTGGAGCTGTCTATTATTAACCAATGGACTGTATTAGGCTGAATTTTCCAAGGAAGCTGATGGGCATGCCTCAGTGCTGCCATCTTTGGAGTTTATTTTTAAGAAGGCCCCAGCATGAGAAGTAACTAGTAAGCAAAGCGTTGGCCCTGTCTGTAGCCAAGCTTGTCAAGGTTGGGGTTGCAGGCAAACTGGATCATGGGAGGCGGACCACACATGAGAATGAGGCAGTCGTCACTTGGGGGTGGAAGATGTTCCTGAATCATATCTGCATTAATGAAGCCTTCACTGTATTCCCAGTCTGTGGATAGAAGATAAACACACTAAAATCTCTGCACCATGCAAAATATTGGAAAACCAACTCTTTGTGTAGctgaaaaaaaggtttgaagGTTGCTTGCCTGCAGGCGCTTTATCCACAGTGTACCACAGTTTGAACCGATCGGGGTGCCTAGCCTTGACTTCCTCCAGCTCATCCCTCAGGAGAATGTCTTTCTCAGTCTGTTATGTTACACAAGGCCCcagttaagaaaaacaaaaatgcccATTTAGTTTCATTATATGCACCTTAAGCCTCGTAGTGCTTCCTCAAGAATGAGTCGTAAGATACACAATAGCCCTACATGAGATCACTGACAATGATTTAAATCCAGGTTTCTCCTTTATGCTTCTACACTATTTTGTgaacagaaatacatttttggCTGGATATATGCAAAACCTAGTGACTGTTCACATTCTTATGTACGTCTGGCTGTTCCCTTGAACACATTTATGATATTATAAATGACTCACACACCTGGTTGGCAAACAGGAGGCTGCAAGTAGTTTTGTCACTAGGGTTCTTCATTATGTCACGGATCAGCTGAAGCATAGGAGTGAtgcctgcacaaacacaaaacagatagTTCTCACACGAAACAAAAGcattaactttctctctctgtcttaacaACGAGACAGTGAGATGAAAAGCTTTCATTCAAAGCTAGTGGTGAGGGGACTTTATACCTGTTCCTCCTGCAATCAGACCCAAAGTTCTGGCAGTCTTCATCTCAGCAGGTGATTTCTTATCAGGCTGAACAGCAAACAGACCTGTTGTAAGATGTTAATAAACGACATCAACAACACATGAATGTATCAGTTTTGAAGGCTGATCAAAGAGTATGACACAGTTAAAATGATATTAATATTACAGATGAAATGAGTAAATAATTCTTACCATTGCCTTTGTACTCTAGCAAACCCCCTGGTCCTCTGAACTCCACCACATCTCCTACCCGCAAGCTATCCAAGTACTGAGACATCTTACCTCCCTCTGGAAACTTAGGGTGGACATTTTTGAAATAGATCTAAGAAGAACAAGACATCTATGAatacacactgagaacaaacacaaagaatatTAATAAAGCAGTCTAATAAACACAAGACTTTTCCACTGAATGTGTGACTTGATCTCGTTCAGGTGTTGTTACAGAggtggaaaacaaataaaaaagtacCTTCACCACCAAGTCAACAAATCCTTTGTCATCATCACTGGACACAGGAGTGTATGGACGTACAACCAGGTTTCCATCAATCCGAGCAGATAGGTAGACATGTTTGCCTTGAAAGAGACAATTTATTACAAAGGCCTGAATAAACTTAAACACCACCAAATAAGACAGGGGTGTCCATTGTTATCAAAATCTAGGTATAGAGTGAAATGGCAAGTGTAAGCCATcaaaaaatgtaatcataaTTGTTCCTCTTAATGCCAGAGATTTGTATTAACCCAAACAACCATTTTATAAAACCAACAGTTCGCTTACCGACTGGTAGGCCTAAGACATGCTCCGGACTGTGCAGCGCAAAACGAAACTTGCGCGTGTCATGACTGATGACCTGAGAGACGTGTAAAAAAACATACTTTgtcattctttcttcttttaaataCTGCCATTAACTATCTAATTTGCTAGTTAATATCATTTTACTACTATgatacacacaatacaatatttaTACGTTATGCGGAGCAGCCAAACATTTTCTTTAGGTTTGATGTATTGTACTCTATAAGGTAATGCACGTTAAAATCTTGCGGCAAGGCTTCTAAAACAATTACAGACAACGAATACCTCTTTGTCGATGAGTCTAAGAGGATATTTTATAGTGGGGTCAAGGAGAGTCGCGGgcgcctttttctttttgcccagGTAAAACACCCCAAGGACAATCCCCAAGGTAGAGACCAGGAGCACACCGGCAGTTACTGCAATAACCCTTGCCTAAGGTGCAGATAAGACGGCACAATCGACCACTCATGAATacgagaaaacagaaaacatgacattaGGCAAATATTAACCCTCTCAGACGTGCCACAGCTTTCGTGTTCTCAAAATGTCCAGGAACGTAAAAGGAGCTAGTTCTCTGCTATGCACCCTATACTCTAGAAGAGGTCGTTCAATCAGAAGCTAACCTTAACACAAAATGGCTAGCTGGCTAGCTATAGCTGAGGAAAGACAGTCTGAGTCATAGACCTCAAGTTAGAAGTTAGAAGCTGCTCATGACGAGCCAGTAGCAGTTGCCTGCTTGCTTTGACTAGCAAGATAGCTAACTACTCTTCGAGTTTTACAAGCTAACACATAAAGCAAGTTAAATGCAAATACGGTCAGTAATTTCCTTCGCCTGAGCAACAGACATGGAAAGTCATCTGATAGAAAGTTACCATAGACGACTCCATGACAGCAACCGAAGACTGTCTGTCTGGGCTCCTATCGGCCCATTTAGAGCTGGACTGACACGCCCGCAAGGAATACATTAGTAAAAAACAAAGCTGCGTCCCCAAAACGCATACCTTGCCATTATCACAATCCGTTGCTAACGGTATCGGCACATCCAGTGTGTTACTAACTTTAGTGTTTATTCCGGACACACGCCCCAAAATTCTGGAAGTATAAAAGTATGCCTTTACGATTAACTGAACACACCAGTTATTTTTTCTTACTGAAAAAGACGTTAAGAATTCTTGTAACTGCGCGCAATTaatttcagaaaaacaacaatatctAGATACATTTCTGAAGTTAAAGTGCAGAAAATTTAAGacacagaaacttttttttttaaaaacaagacaACTTTAATGACAACCCCACCCAAAAAGAAACGCCCTTTGAGGAACAGAAAAAtcatgctcatttttttttttaacataatcgGTATGCAGATCTTTGTTTAAACACTCAATGTATGCCATATTATTAGCGTCTTTTGTAATTCCAAAATTCAAAGTGTATGTAGATACCCTTAAATCACCCATAGCTAATCGAAAGTTTGGAACTCTTTCAACACCTGAAAATTTGCTTAATTCATATGGTCAACACATGATTTTCTTCACGTAGTTGCGGACATTTATGTGAAGCTGATTACAGGTGGCAGAGAAAATCTTTGTGGCCAGAGCCCTTGTCTCTTCTGACCCATTCCACAGGGCCCGATAGATGGGTAGAGTGTATTTCTGTTTCCCCTGTggatgagagaatgagaaacacaTGTAAAGATAATCACAGGCACTTCTAGTACTCTGCTCTTTTAGTACACCCTCCTCTAACACTGGATTGAATGCGTAATACATGTAACATATATTATGTTAAATACACTAATATGCAGCTCTGACCTGGCTACTGAGGAAACTGGTGATATGTTCAAATCCTGGTTGGTACTGGTTCTTCGCAACAATCTGTGCCCAGCGTAATCTTAGCTCGGCGTTACTGGACTTCACAATGTGCGGGTACTGCTCTTCCAACTTCTTCATATTTTCTAATAATGAGGAAGCAACAGAATTGTGCTGATGTCATTTAATCATACACATACAAGGTTCAACCATTTCTTCAAATGTACCCATATGTTTTGATACGTTTTCTTTGCCATAACCACACCTTTTGATTACAACTTTtgaagctgctttttttttttaaggcgcATCTAAAGTACATTAATTATGATGATAATGAGTCTTATTTTCCATGACAAACTATATCTTCAGAAGCTTCCTAGCTTTCTTGCAAAGAGACTTGTAGAGTCTACCTCCAGGCAATGGAGACTTCTCAAGGATCCTGTCAAGGAAGTACACAGTTTGGTAGGTCTTCCAGGGCAAGACATCCATTTTGCAGATGGCTGCCAAGTCCAAGCTGTCTTTCCCCCATAAGTCTGCTAAATGGTCCGCAGGCTTCATCAAGTTTTCCCCAGCAGAGAGgtcagggaggaagagaggccAACCAGGCACGTTGAGCCAGCGATCAAACTCCAGACCTaatataaaaaaagaggagaaaggggcAAGATTCCCTATCAAtccatttctgtgtctgtctctcacatattAGAAACAGCCACCTAAAAAGAGCAGGATAAGACATGAACCACTGATTCTCCTTACCCTCGATCTTGTGGACGTTCTTCTTCTTGAGTTCTGGGAAATGCTCTAGGTAAAACTCCAAAGCATCCTCTGCCATGATGCTGCAGAACTTGAATTTTTCTACATAAGCCTGGAGGTCAAAAAGTTAAATGTCAGTTCCActtaagtaaaaataaataaataaataaagtaataataataaaaaaaaaagagtatccAGTTTTATACAGACCCTCTTACAGCTTTAAGCTAAAACTTTTACCATAACTACACCTCAATAACCCATGCGCAATATTATGATATGACCTATAAAATCACCTTGAGGAATGCATCAAAGCGGCTCTGGTCTCCTACCAGGTGGGCCAGATAGGACACAAAGCAGAAACCTTTCTCATAAGGTGTCTCATTATAGGTATCATCAGGATCAACACCTGTTAAAACCACATGATGGAAAATAAGACCTTTGATATGTTTCCCCTTTCAGGTTTAAAGACGCTCTCTTTGTGCGGCACGAGGTGATTACAcgtgaagaaaacacaaaagaggaTCGTAAAACTGCTCCCTGATGACTGACCCGGTTTGATCTCAACACGTAGTTTGTTCAGCGGATGGTCCTCTCCAGTGTTGTCCATATGCTGTCTCAGAAGTGCTCTGCCTGTTGCTGCTTCCAGACAGGTATAGGCCTCccctgagaaaaacacacactgacatcttaGACCGACACTATCGGACACTCAGTGTCCTCACACTTACTTTTGTGTCCACATCGCACATGATACATTAATAGCTCTAGTTTGACAAGACCCTTCTAAATTAACTGAATACAAAAGTGGTGAGGCTGGCAAAGAAGGAAGATTTCAGTGCGTTCATTTTTGGTGTACTCATTACAGAAGCGAATTAAAGATTCAGTGTTCTTATTTACCATAAATCTCTCTGCAGACTCGACGTTGGGCATACATAGTGAAGCCCTCATTCAGCCAGAAGTCACCCCAGTTTGCATTGGTCACCAAATTGCCAAACCAGCTGTGACATATCTCATGCACAATGACATCGGCGAGAGAGCGGTCTCCAGCCAGCAAGCATGGAGTGACAAAAGTCAGGCAGGGTTTTTCCATCCCCCCAAATGGGAAAGACGGTGGCATGAACAGCACATCATAcctaaacagacacacatcataCAAAGATATGAATCTAAGCACAAGATCCATTTACGCATATTTTCATGCTAACATATCAGATGACTGGTCtgaattacaaaatgaaatttgatgCAGTAAGTAAAAGAACTGAAATGGACAGAACTGAAGGGTGTATACTCTGCAAGACCAGGGTGAcattaatgggttttttttaccttccCCACACATAGGGTCCAAACAGCTTCTCTCCCACAGATAGAAATTCCTCAATCACTCCATCGAATTCCTTCTTCGCTGCATCCAGTAAGCATGGTTCAGTCCATACTCGAGttctggggagaaaaaaagagcatgtACAAACGGTCTATGAGGTGAATAGTCAACGGTTTGTAATCTTTCTGAACAACCATAAATCCATTTTGCTAAAAACAGATGTGTAGGTTATTTGGACGCAGCACAAGTACAATGCTTTATCAGCATTAGATGAGCTATACAAATCAGTTTTAGATAAACAATGAGGTTCAGCAATTAAACAAATACACTGAATCAAAGCATTGCTCAAAGAACAAAAGTAAAACTGCTTTGAACTCAATATAACTGGCTCTGGAGTGGCCGTGTAATGAACATGTCTAAGTATGTAACATGCATCCTTTGCTACCACAATACTTACCTTGGCCCCACTTCAGCAGACACCAAATCCCCTACAGCTAGTGCCACCAGATAGGAGGGAATGGGCTGTTCCATTGTGAACAGGAAAGTGTTGTCTGTCTTCCTGTGGTCCCACTTAGTAGCACTCATAACTGCTGTGAAGCCATCAGGTACCTTAGGACAGAGGATAAAGGTCAGTTTAATGATCACGACACCCGTGGGCCTGAAACTGCTCAGAGACCAACAATAACATGTGACCTAACAGGAAGCTTCTCTAACATTTCACAGCGCATCAATCTAGAAGTAAAAGAACTTCAATGTCATCACTCAGATAAACTGTAACAGTTTTACTGGTAAACAGCATACTGTACGACATATCTAgataactgaaaacaaaaaattgttttgCTATCCAGTTGTCCTGTATAAATGTTCCTGGTGGGTGGCTGTGTGGCAGACCCAAGACCTCACCTTCACTGAAGCTGAGTAGGTGCTTTTAACTGCTGGAGTGTCAAAACAGGGGAAGAAAGAGCGGTTGAGTACTGCTTGGCCTTGAGTAAAGACAAAGGGCTTGGTCTTCTCTGCAGTCTGCGCTGGTTCCAGCCAGCACACCTAGAAGATGGTACATGTCACGCATGAATGACACTGACATTACCTTCACTGAGGCTGTGTAAGAGCTCTTTGTCATGGGCGTATGGAAACCAGGGAACAGGCTGCGGTTCAGCACAGGGAAACCAGAGGTGTACAGGAAAGGCTCTTTCTTCTCAGCTGTCTGGACAGGATTCAGCCAGGACATCTACAAAGATGTCCCATTTAAGAGACTGTACGCCTCTGGGTTTGTACGTTGGCATGCTTCATGCAAAGTCACGCATTTGGGACTATCCAGAAACACCTGTAGATCTAGTCTAATGCATCTCAAATCCAATCCGCGTTTCATGTCACACAATACTGGAACTGAAACTATCGCATTGCATAATGTCTAACTCTTACTCTGCTTGTGCTGATTCCCCGATTTACAATAAGTGTTTCGAAACTGAGCCGTATTTGACCCTATAAAGTACTTTCTCACCAATTTCAGAAGCGTGGCAACTATTCAGCTAAATTATCAATATCCCACAACACACTTACCCCTGGTCCATCAAAAGCGGAGTACTTGATGGCAAGTTGAAACTTCTCCTCGCTGTTCCAAGCAGTGGGGAACACCACAACTAGAGTAGTACCGTAACTAGTAAAGTCTCGAACGTGAAATTCAACTTGGATCCATTCTGAGTCGTCGTCGCTGCCACGATAGGAAATCTCCTGCACTGACAATCTGGGATGAATGTCCAACTTCAGTTCGCGTTGGGACTCCTGAATGCACTGCAGTTTGATTGTTTCAGTTCCCGTTAAACTCTTCTTTTCGAAATCCACTGTAAGATCGAGGTGGAAATGTTGAATTTTAAATGCACGGAAACTGGATGAAGTGGCCACATCCCTTGCTTTATCCGAATGTAATTTCAGATAATCATCCAT
This window encodes:
- the cyb5r1 gene encoding NADH-cytochrome b5 reductase 1 — translated: MESSMARVIAVTAGVLLVSTLGIVLGVFYLGKKKKAPATLLDPTIKYPLRLIDKEVISHDTRKFRFALHSPEHVLGLPVGKHVYLSARIDGNLVVRPYTPVSSDDDKGFVDLVVKIYFKNVHPKFPEGGKMSQYLDSLRVGDVVEFRGPGGLLEYKGNGLFAVQPDKKSPAEMKTARTLGLIAGGTGITPMLQLIRDIMKNPSDKTTCSLLFANQTEKDILLRDELEEVKARHPDRFKLWYTVDKAPADWEYSEGFINADMIQEHLPPPSDDCLILMCGPPPMIQFACNPNLDKLGYRQGQRFAY
- the rnpep gene encoding aminopeptidase B, producing MDDYLKLHSDKARDVATSSSFRAFKIQHFHLDLTVDFEKKSLTGTETIKLQCIQESQRELKLDIHPRLSVQEISYRGSDDDSEWIQVEFHVRDFTSYGTTLVVVFPTAWNSEEKFQLAIKYSAFDGPGVCWLEPAQTAEKTKPFVFTQGQAVLNRSFFPCFDTPAVKSTYSASVKVPDGFTAVMSATKWDHRKTDNTFLFTMEQPIPSYLVALAVGDLVSAEVGPRTRVWTEPCLLDAAKKEFDGVIEEFLSVGEKLFGPYVWGRYDVLFMPPSFPFGGMEKPCLTFVTPCLLAGDRSLADVIVHEICHSWFGNLVTNANWGDFWLNEGFTMYAQRRVCREIYGEAYTCLEAATGRALLRQHMDNTGEDHPLNKLRVEIKPGVDPDDTYNETPYEKGFCFVSYLAHLVGDQSRFDAFLKAYVEKFKFCSIMAEDALEFYLEHFPELKKKNVHKIEGLEFDRWLNVPGWPLFLPDLSAGENLMKPADHLADLWGKDSLDLAAICKMDVLPWKTYQTVYFLDRILEKSPLPGENMKKLEEQYPHIVKSSNAELRLRWAQIVAKNQYQPGFEHITSFLSSQGKQKYTLPIYRALWNGSEETRALATKIFSATCNQLHINVRNYVKKIMC